The genomic interval AAAGCTTCGGCGTGCTGGTGGTCACCCTGACCCTGACCGACCGCGCCGGCGACGAAAGCGTGACCCTGATGCGTGAAATCCACATCGACAACGCGCTATGAAACTCCGCCCGCACAACAAGCCTGCGCATTCCGCTCACACCGCGCGCCCTGCCGGTTTCGCCATGATCTCGGCGATCTTCATCCTCGTCGTGCTGGCCGCGCTGGGCGCCTTCGGCGTCGGCATCGCCAGCATGCAGCACATGAGTTCTGCTCTGGATGTAGAGAGTGCACGCATCCTGCATGTGGCGCGTTCCGGCCTGGAAGTGGGCGCCTACCATGTCACACAAAATGGCGAATGTGACTCTCCCTCGTACAACGATACCCTACCGGATACGGCCGATACCATGCAGGGCATTACCGTCACCGTCACTTGCAGCAAATCCGGGATGTATTACCGGCTGCTGTCCACGGCCTGCAATCAGCCGTCTGGCGGCGCCTGCCCCAACACGGTCAATCCCTCGCCAACCTATGTCGAACGGCAGGTGGAAATGACCATCGTGTGTGACAAAGATCAACTGGGCACCTGCCCCGCGCCCTGAGCCTTGGGGTAGGATAAAGACGAGTGGCAGCCGTCGTATGTCGCTGCTTGCAAGAGGAGGCCGCCAAGCATGATGCGCGCTACGCAAATCCAGAAAACGGAAGCTGAGTATCCGGCGCAGCCGGCACAGTCGACACGTACCGGCATCTTCTCCGATCGCCTGTCCCTCATGCTGGCGATACTGGCCGTGCCGTTCGTGCTCAGTGGCTGTCCGGCGGATGTCACAGGTGGGTTTGCCGAGGCCGTCGAGGTAGGCGGCGCGCTGGGCTCGAACATCTACACCAAGGTTGCGGCCCAGTCCTTTACGCTGGAGGTCATCGCAGGCGCCGTAAAGAGCGGCAACAAAGTTCTCTATGTCGATATCACGACCGGTCTGTGGCCTTTTCAAATCACGACGCGTTACTGGGCTCAGGGCGACTCCAAGATCGATCTCGTCGATGTGGAGGGCAAACCGGCTAACTTCTGCGGCACGATCGGTGATGCCAACCAGGTCGCCGGTGCCAGCTTGGCGGGAACTTCAGGCGTTGCCGCCTATGGGGGTGGCAACAGCGGTCGTTATAACTGGACTGGCGGCGAACAAAGCAAGAAGCAATATACTTTCACGGTGCCCAATGCCGTTGCCAATGTGAGAGTGCGCATGTGGGGAAAGGCTTGCGCCGGGGCTAACTGCGCGGAAGGAACCTATTGTTCTGTTGACAGCTTTACCATCCGTCCGGCCAACTTCACCGTCGCCTCGACGCCCACCAGTGCCGCCACCCAGGTGGCGGGCGCCACGTATACGATGACGGTGACCGCCGTCAATTCCAGCGGCGCGACGACGACGAACTACAAGGGCAGCAACGTCAAGCCGAGCATCGACGCCAGCAAGCTCAAGGACTGGACCGGCGGCGCGATTCCGGGCGCCTCCTTTAGCGGGAGTCTCAGCGATGCCGTGAATGGCGTGGCGACGGGCAGCAACTTCGCATATACCGACTTCGGTCAACTGACGATCCCGGCGGGGAGCATCGTCGACAACAGTTTTTCGGGCAAATCCAACGACATCGCCAATAACAACTGCATTGCCGGTTCGAGCTCGAACACGCTGTCCGGTGGCAAGTATGGCTGCAACATCGCCAATCAGGCCGCCGCGAGCACGCCGCGCTTCGTACCGGACCACTACGAAGTCAACCATGTCTTCACGCCGGCCTGCGCCAGCGGCGCCTTCACCTATCTGGGCCAGCCCTTCGGCGCCCTGACCTTGACCGTCGAGGCCAAGAACAGCGCCGGCAACAACATGACGCGCCTGACTGCCGGTGCGCCCAGCAAGCCGACCATCAGTGTCGCCGAGAAAAATTCGGGCACGCTGCTGGGCACCTATACGAAGGATGGTTCCAGCGGTACCGTCCCGGTGACGCTGACCACGCCCGAATGGCCCGTCGACGGTACCACCGGCGGCCGATACGCGAACCTCTCGAAAGCCACCCTGCGGCCGGCGGCGGAAGTCCTGTACGACGACTTTGCCCTGACCACCACCGTGACCGATGCCGATAGCCGCAAGATCGAGAAATGCAATGGCAGCACCGTTGTCGCAACCACCTCCTGCACCTCTGCGCCGACCAAGCTGCGCTATGGCTTGCTCGAACTGAGCGACGGCCTGGGCGCGGCGGGACTGCCTGCCGCCATCCGGGTGCGCGCCCTGTACTGGAACGGCACGGCCTTCGTGCAGAACACGGCGGATTCCTGCACGACCATCGAGAACAACGGCAACACCATCGCCAGCAACCTTGTCGGCAGTACGCTGACCGGTCTGCTGTCGAAGAACGACAGCACCATGTTGACCAACGGGGTCGGCGCGCTGATGATCGGTTCGCAGGATGACAAGACTGGCAGCGCCCCGATTGCCCTCAAGCTCGGCAGCAGCAACAACAATTGCATTTCCGCCACCACCAGCGGCGCCGGCACGCTGAATGCGCTCAGCGATCATCTGGGTAGTTATTCCTGCTGGGGCAGCCTCAGCAAGGATCCGAGCGCGACCGTCAGCTTCGGCACCCTGCGCACGCCCTACATCTACCGCAGCGAGAAGTTCTGAAGCGCTACCTGCCGGCAACGGCAAGTACAGCCTGCGGATTCGTGCTTGCGATCGCCAGCAATGTGCGGACGGTACCGCTCGGTTGCTTGCGGCCTTGCTCCCAGCCTTGCAAGGTGCGAACGGACACGCCAATGAGGGCTGCAAACTGGGACTGGGACAGCCCCGTTTTCTTGCGCGCCTCGATCACCGGCGATGTAACGACACGAACATGACCCGCCTTCATTTCGCGTACCGACTGCAAAAGCTCGGCTGCAAGATCGCGTTTGGCTTCATAGGCTGCCAGTTCGGATTTGGTCAGCGGCTTACTCTTCGAGGACACGGCGAATCTCCTTCAACTTGGGGCCGGTGATGTTGTCGGTTTTCGACTTCGCATACAGCGTGAGTAAAACAACTTCACCTTCTGTGTTGCGAGTGAAATAGATCACCCGCACGCCGCCCAGACTATCTCAAATAGATTTTGAGCAGCCATCTCGCGCATCAGGTGATCGCCTGCAAGCCCTTGTCAGCGATGAGGTTGAGCAGTTTGAGCGCCGGGCCGGTGGGGCGGGTCTCGCCTTGCTCCCACTTGCGCACGGTCGATGCCGACGTATGCAGATGGAGCGCGAATACCGGCTGGCTGAACTTCAAGCCTTCGCGCAGGCGCTTGATGTCGGTAGCGCTGAATTTCCGCACTGGTGGCGGGCAAATCGCGTCGAATTCGCGCATCGTCACCTTGCTGACCGCTCCGGCTTCATGGAGCGCAGCCAGGTCGCTGCGCAATGATTCAATGATCTTGCTCACAATGTACCTCCGTTAAAACGCCTGACTGCAATGCCTGCGATAAGGCTTCACCGGACAGTTCCAGAAACACCCTGCCGGCAAATTGCAGCGCCTTTTTCTCTTCCTGGGTGATGTTCGCCTTGTCGCTCTTGGGAAAACCGTGCAGGAATACATAGCGATCGCCGATCCTGGCTGACAGTAGCGTGCGATAGCCGCCGCTCTTGCCGCTACCTGGGCGAGCTACCCGCTTCTTGTAGAGGAAGCCACCCAAGTCTGCGTCGATCAGACCGTCTTCCATTTCCTTGATCGCTTTGCACAACGCGGTATCGGGCAGATTTTCCCTGGCCTGCCATCGTGCAAAGTCCTTCCGCTTGAGAATATTCGTCATTTCGATCTCAAAACATACCCGAAACGGGCATGTTTTCCAATATATCACCATGATGTCGCCACGAAAAGAGTTCCTGGGAAACGCTGCTCTTCGACAAGCCTGGGACGCGAAGACGCGTATGCCCGGTAAGGTCGAGGCGGGTGGTCGCAAGGCTTTTGGCGTCTGGCGCGCTCTCGAAGCTTCACCTAAAAACCACACATTCGTCGTCCCCGCGAAAGCGGGGGCCCAGGGACGTACTGGATTCCCGCCTACGCGGGAATGACGCCGTATCCGCATCATGCTGAAATAAAAAACCGCCGGACGCTGCAGCCAGCGTCCGGCGGTTTGGATGGTTGGATGGCAGGTTCAGCGGAACGGCATCTTCTGTTTCATCCGTTCCACCGATTTACTTCGCTTGCGGAATCTCGTTGGTCGGGATGCCGCAGGCGTCGGCCACGCCCTTGCCGTAGGCCGGATCGGCCTGCCAGCAGTTGCCGATGTGGCGGATCTTGATTTCGCGCGGCGCATCGCCCAGGGCGCGGGCGGTGTTTTCGAACAGCTGCTTTTGCTGGGCCGGCGTCATCAGGCGGAACAGGGCGCGCGGCTGGCTGTAGTAGTCGGCGTCATCCTCGCGGAAGTTCCAGTGATCCGCCGCGCCGTCGAGTGCCAGCGGCGGCTCGCGGAAGTCGGGCTGTTCCTGCCATTCGCCGTAGCCGTTCGGCTCGTAGCCCAGCGTGCTGCCGTAGTTGCTGTCGACGCGCATGGCGCCGTCGCGATGGTAGCTGTGCACCGGGCAGCGCGCGGCGTTCACCGGGATCAGGCCGTGATTCACTCCCAGACGGTAGCGTTGGGCATCGCCGTAGGAGAACAGCCGGCCCTGCAGCATCTTGTCGGGCGAGAAGCCGATGCCGGGCACCACGTTGGCGGGATTGAAGGCGACCTGTTCGACTTCGGCAAAGTAGTTTGCCGGGTTACGGTTCAGTTCCATGACGCCGACTTCGATCAGCGGGTAGTCCTTGTGCGGCCAGACCTTGGTCAGATCGAAGGGGTGGTAGGGTACCTTGGCGGCATCCTGCTCGGGCATGATCTGCACGTAGAGCGTCCACTTCGGGAATTCACCGCGCTCGATGGCTTCGTACAGATCGCGCTGGTGGGTTTCGCGGCACTGGCCGACGGCGGCGGCCGCTTCTTCGTCGGTCATGTTCTTGATGCCCTGCTGGGTTCTGAAATGGAATTTCACCCAGTGGCGTTCGTTCTTCGCATTGATGAAGCTGAAGGTGTGCGAGCCGAAGCCGTGCATGTGGCGGTAGCTGGCCGGGATGCCGCGATCGGACATGACCACGGTGACCTGGTGCAGGGCTTCGGGCAGCAGGGTCCAGAAATCCCAGTTGTTTTTCGCGCTGCGCAGGTTGGTGCGCGGGTCACGCTTGACGGCATGGTTGAGGTCGGGGAACTTCAGCGGATCGCGCAGGAAGAATACCGGCGTGTTGTTGCCGGCCAGATCCCAGTTGCCTTCCTCGGTGTAGAACTTGATGGCGAAGCCGCGGATGTCGCGCTCGGCGTCGGCCGCGCCGCGCTCGCCGGCAACGGTCGAGAATCGCACGAACAGATCGGTTTTCTTGCCCACCTGGCTGAAGATCTTGGCGCGGGTGTATTTGGTGATGTCGTGCGTCACGGTGAATGTGCCGTAGGCGCCAGAGCCCTTGGCGTGCATGCGCCGCTCGGGGATCACTTCGCGGTCGAAGTGGGCGAGTTTTTCCAGGAACCAGACATCCTGCAGTAGTTGCGGGCCGCGTGGGCCGGCGGTCGTCACGTTCTGATTGTCGACGACCGGACAGCCGGCGGCGGTGGTGAGTTTCTTCTCGGTCATGGCAATGCTCCTCAGGGTTGGAAAAATGAAGGATCGGGATGCGGGAGGGCTGGGTTCGGGGTGCCGTGGCGCGGCCTGCTGCAGTCCGTACAATCCGCACAGTCTATAGTACGGTGCGATATTCTGCCGCGTTGCGCGGAAGCTGCCGGGTGCCGGGCCGGCATGGCGCGATGCGTGCCGTTCCGGCGCATGAACGGGTGCTTCATGCCACCCGTCTTTCTGCGGCAGGCGCTTCCGGCACCGAGCTGCGGATCAGGTGATCGAAGGCCGAGAGGCTGGCCTTCGCGCCTTCGCCCATGGCGATGACGATCTGCTTGTAAGGCACGGTGGTCGCATCGCCGGCGGCAAAAATGCCGGGCAGCGAGGTCTGCCCGCGCGCATCGACTTCGATTTCGCCGCGCGGGCTGAGCGCGACGCTGCCTTTCAGCCAGTCGGTGTTCGGCAGCAGGCCGATCTGCACGAAGATGCCGTCGAGCGCCAGTTTGTGCATGGCGTCGCTGGTGCGATCCTTGTAGATCAGGCCGGTGACCTTGCTGCCGTCGCCCTGGACCTCGCTGGTCAGCGCGCTGGTGATGATGTCCACGTTGGGCAGGCTCTTCAGCTTGTTCTGCAGTACGCTGTCGGCGCGCAACTGAGCGTCGAATTCGATCAGGGTGACGTGGCTGACCACGCCGGCCAGGTCGATGGCCGCCTCGACGCCGGAGTTGCCGCCGCCGATCACCGCCACGCGCTTGCCCTTGAACAGCGGGCCGTCGCAGTGCGGGCAATAGGCCACGCCGCGGCCGCGGTATTCCTGCTCGCCGGGCACGTTCATCTCGCGCCAGCGCGCGCCGGTGGCGAGGATCACGCTACGGCTTTTCAGCGTCGCGCCATTGGCCAGGCGCACCTGCGCCAGACCGTCGGCGCCGGCGGGCACGAGCTTTTCGGCGCGTTGTAGATTCATGATGTCGACTTCATATTCCTTGACGTGCTGTTCGAGTGCCACGGCCAGCTTGGGGCCTTCGGTATGGGTGACCGAAATGAGGTTTTCGATGGCCAGGGTGTCGAGCACCTGGCCGCCGAAACGCTCGGCCACCACGCCGGTGCGGATGCCCTTGCGGGCGGCGTAGATGGCTGCCGCGGCACCGGCCGGGCCGCCGCCGACGACGAGCACGTCGAAGGGCGCCATGGCATCGAGTTTGCCGGCCGCGCGGGCATCGGCGCCGACGTCGAGCTTGGCGAGAATTTCTTCGAGGCTGGTGCGGCCCTGGCAGAAGGCTT from Sterolibacterium denitrificans carries:
- a CDS encoding DUF6701 domain-containing protein translates to MMRATQIQKTEAEYPAQPAQSTRTGIFSDRLSLMLAILAVPFVLSGCPADVTGGFAEAVEVGGALGSNIYTKVAAQSFTLEVIAGAVKSGNKVLYVDITTGLWPFQITTRYWAQGDSKIDLVDVEGKPANFCGTIGDANQVAGASLAGTSGVAAYGGGNSGRYNWTGGEQSKKQYTFTVPNAVANVRVRMWGKACAGANCAEGTYCSVDSFTIRPANFTVASTPTSAATQVAGATYTMTVTAVNSSGATTTNYKGSNVKPSIDASKLKDWTGGAIPGASFSGSLSDAVNGVATGSNFAYTDFGQLTIPAGSIVDNSFSGKSNDIANNNCIAGSSSNTLSGGKYGCNIANQAAASTPRFVPDHYEVNHVFTPACASGAFTYLGQPFGALTLTVEAKNSAGNNMTRLTAGAPSKPTISVAEKNSGTLLGTYTKDGSSGTVPVTLTTPEWPVDGTTGGRYANLSKATLRPAAEVLYDDFALTTTVTDADSRKIEKCNGSTVVATTSCTSAPTKLRYGLLELSDGLGAAGLPAAIRVRALYWNGTAFVQNTADSCTTIENNGNTIASNLVGSTLTGLLSKNDSTMLTNGVGALMIGSQDDKTGSAPIALKLGSSNNNCISATTSGAGTLNALSDHLGSYSCWGSLSKDPSATVSFGTLRTPYIYRSEKF
- a CDS encoding helix-turn-helix domain-containing protein, producing the protein MSSKSKPLTKSELAAYEAKRDLAAELLQSVREMKAGHVRVVTSPVIEARKKTGLSQSQFAALIGVSVRTLQGWEQGRKQPSGTVRTLLAIASTNPQAVLAVAGR
- a CDS encoding type II toxin-antitoxin system RelE/ParE family toxin; the encoded protein is MTNILKRKDFARWQARENLPDTALCKAIKEMEDGLIDADLGGFLYKKRVARPGSGKSGGYRTLLSARIGDRYVFLHGFPKSDKANITQEEKKALQFAGRVFLELSGEALSQALQSGVLTEVHCEQDH
- a CDS encoding helix-turn-helix domain-containing protein, with product MSKIIESLRSDLAALHEAGAVSKVTMREFDAICPPPVRKFSATDIKRLREGLKFSQPVFALHLHTSASTVRKWEQGETRPTGPALKLLNLIADKGLQAIT
- the ahpF gene encoding alkyl hydroperoxide reductase subunit F, with translation MLDANLKNQLQAYLGKLVHPIELIASLDDSPKALELRELLLDIASLSPKVSLREDGSASRRPSFSVARQGQAPRIHFAAIPLGHEFTTLVLALLQVGGHPPRIDADLIVQIRQLPGGMRFETFISLSCHNCPDVVQALNLIAVLNPGFESTMVDGALFQDEVERRQVMAVPMVFCDSQDEAFCQGRTSLEEILAKLDVGADARAAGKLDAMAPFDVLVVGGGPAGAAAAIYAARKGIRTGVVAERFGGQVLDTLAIENLISVTHTEGPKLAVALEQHVKEYEVDIMNLQRAEKLVPAGADGLAQVRLANGATLKSRSVILATGARWREMNVPGEQEYRGRGVAYCPHCDGPLFKGKRVAVIGGGNSGVEAAIDLAGVVSHVTLIEFDAQLRADSVLQNKLKSLPNVDIITSALTSEVQGDGSKVTGLIYKDRTSDAMHKLALDGIFVQIGLLPNTDWLKGSVALSPRGEIEVDARGQTSLPGIFAAGDATTVPYKQIVIAMGEGAKASLSAFDHLIRSSVPEAPAAERRVA
- a CDS encoding agglutinin biogenesis protein MshP, whose amino-acid sequence is MKLRPHNKPAHSAHTARPAGFAMISAIFILVVLAALGAFGVGIASMQHMSSALDVESARILHVARSGLEVGAYHVTQNGECDSPSYNDTLPDTADTMQGITVTVTCSKSGMYYRLLSTACNQPSGGACPNTVNPSPTYVERQVEMTIVCDKDQLGTCPAP
- a CDS encoding catalase gives rise to the protein MTEKKLTTAAGCPVVDNQNVTTAGPRGPQLLQDVWFLEKLAHFDREVIPERRMHAKGSGAYGTFTVTHDITKYTRAKIFSQVGKKTDLFVRFSTVAGERGAADAERDIRGFAIKFYTEEGNWDLAGNNTPVFFLRDPLKFPDLNHAVKRDPRTNLRSAKNNWDFWTLLPEALHQVTVVMSDRGIPASYRHMHGFGSHTFSFINAKNERHWVKFHFRTQQGIKNMTDEEAAAAVGQCRETHQRDLYEAIERGEFPKWTLYVQIMPEQDAAKVPYHPFDLTKVWPHKDYPLIEVGVMELNRNPANYFAEVEQVAFNPANVVPGIGFSPDKMLQGRLFSYGDAQRYRLGVNHGLIPVNAARCPVHSYHRDGAMRVDSNYGSTLGYEPNGYGEWQEQPDFREPPLALDGAADHWNFREDDADYYSQPRALFRLMTPAQQKQLFENTARALGDAPREIKIRHIGNCWQADPAYGKGVADACGIPTNEIPQAK